The Phacochoerus africanus isolate WHEZ1 chromosome 15, ROS_Pafr_v1, whole genome shotgun sequence genome has a segment encoding these proteins:
- the IKZF5 gene encoding zinc finger protein Pegasus, which yields MGEKKPEPLDFVKDFQEYLTQQTHHVNMISGSVSGDKEAEALQGAGTDGDQNGLDHPSVEVSLDENSGMLVDGFERTFDGKLKCRYCNYASKGTARLIEHIRIHTGEKPHRCHLCPFASAYERHLEAHMRSHTGEKPYKCELCSFRCSDRSNLSHHRRRKHKMVPIKGTRSSLSSKKMWGVLQKKTSNLGYSRRALINLSPPSMVVQKPDYLNDFTHEIPNIQTDSYESMAKTTPTGGLPRDPQDLMVDNPLNQLSTLAGQLSSLPPENQNPASPDVVPCPDEKPFMMQQPSAQAVVSAVSASIPQSASPTSPEPRPSHSQRNYSPVAGPSSEPSAHTSTPSIGNSQPSTPAPTLPIQDPQLLHHCQHCDMYFADNILYTIHMGCHGYENPFQCNICGCKCKNKYDFACHFARGQHNQH from the exons atGGGTGAAAAAAAACCAGAGCCTTTGGACTTCGTGAAAGATTTCCAGGAATACCTGACCCAGCAGACCCATCATGTGAATATGATTTCTGGATCAGTTAGTGGGGACAAAGAAGCAGAGGCTCTTCAGGGAG CTGGAACAGATGGTGATCAAAATGGACTTGATCACCCATCTGTTGAAGTTTCCCTGGATGAAAACTCAGGAATGTTAGTAGACGGGTTTGAAAGGACTTTTGATGGGAAGCTCAAGTGTCGGTACTGCAACTATGCCAGCAAAGGCACCGCCCGGCTCATTGAACACATTAGAATCCACACAG gtGAGAAACCTCATAGATGTCACTTATGTCCATTTGCGTCTGCTTATGAGCGTCATCTGGAAGCCCACATGCGTtcccacacaggagagaaaccataCAAGTGTGAATTGTGTTCCTTCCGCTGCAGTGATCGAAGTAACCTATCCCACCATCGAAGGCGCAAGCATAAAATGGTACCCATTAAAGGCACTAGGTCTTCCTTGAGCAGCAAGAAGATGTGGGGGGTTTTGCAGAAGAAAACAAGCAATCTGGGCTATAGCAGACGAGCACTAATCAACTTGAGCCCACCTTCCATGGTGGTTCAGAAGCCAGACTACCTTAATGATTTTACTCATGAAATCCCAAATATCCAGACTGACTCCTATGAAAGTATGGCAAAAACCACACCAACTGGTGGCCTGCCAAGGGACCCCCAAGACCTTATGGTTGACAACCCTTTAAACCAGCTCTCCACTTTAGCAGGACAGTTGTCCAGTTTGCCACCTGAAAATCAAAACCCTGCATCCCCTGATGTAGTTCCCTGCCCTGATGAGAAGCCTTTCATGATGCAACAGCCCTCTGCCCAAGCAGTAGTTTCTGCCGTGTCCGCAAGTATTCCTCAGAGCGCCTCTCCCACGAGCCCCGAACCTCGGCCATCACATAGTCAGAGGAACTATAGTCCGGTGGCAGGTCCGAGCAGTGAACCAAGTGCCCACACAAGTACTCCTAGCATAGGAAACAGCCAGCCAAGCACCCCAGCTCCAACCCTGCCCATCCAGGACCCGCAGCTTCTCCACCACTGCCAGCACTGTGACATGTACTTCGCTGACAACATCCTGTACACTATTCACATGGGATGCCATGGGTATGAAAATCCTTTTCAGTGTAACATATGTGGATGCAAATGTAAAAACAAGTATGATTTTGCCTGTCATTTTGCAAGAGGGCAGCACAACCAACACTGA